A single region of the Deltaproteobacteria bacterium genome encodes:
- a CDS encoding SDR family oxidoreductase yields the protein MKSDKKGRLEGKVAVITGAASGIGRATAIRFAREGAKLVLADWDEQRLKETLDLVRQEDGQAVMQRTNVSVEEEVKGLIDLAFGTYSVIDIVCNNAGITGQFTGLENQDGQDWQKVYGVNVLSAVYTTKHVAKHFQERRAGAIVNTASVAGIRSGAGGNAYSASKAAVINFTQTAACDLGEYNVRVNAVCPGLIETGMTKPVFDMARERGKFDKLGSRCELRRFGRPEEVAAAILFLASDEASYITGQAIPVDGGNTASLNLPGMKA from the coding sequence ATGAAAAGCGATAAAAAAGGCCGCCTGGAGGGAAAAGTTGCCGTGATCACCGGGGCGGCCAGCGGTATCGGCCGGGCCACGGCTATCCGGTTTGCCCGGGAAGGGGCCAAACTCGTTTTAGCCGATTGGGATGAGCAAAGGCTTAAGGAAACCCTGGATCTGGTCAGGCAGGAGGATGGCCAGGCTGTTATGCAAAGGACCAATGTGTCTGTGGAGGAGGAAGTCAAGGGGTTGATCGATCTGGCCTTCGGCACCTACTCGGTCATCGATATTGTTTGCAACAATGCCGGCATCACCGGACAGTTCACCGGCCTGGAAAATCAAGACGGGCAAGATTGGCAAAAGGTCTATGGGGTCAATGTCCTGAGCGCGGTCTACACGACGAAACACGTGGCTAAACATTTTCAAGAGCGGAGGGCCGGGGCTATTGTCAACACGGCCTCAGTGGCCGGGATCCGCTCCGGGGCCGGCGGCAATGCCTACAGCGCCAGTAAGGCCGCTGTGATCAACTTTACTCAGACGGCGGCCTGCGATCTGGGAGAATATAATGTCCGGGTCAACGCCGTTTGTCCCGGTTTGATCGAGACCGGCATGACCAAGCCTGTCTTTGATATGGCCCGGGAAAGAGGAAAATTTGACAAACTGGGCAGCCGTTGCGAACTTAGGCGTTTTGGGCGGCCGGAGGAAGTGGCGGCGGCCATTCTTTTCCTGGCCAGTGATGAAGCGAGCTATATAACCGGCCAGGCCATCCCGGTTGACGGCGGCAATACCGCCTCTCTCAACTTGCCGGGCATGAAAGCTTAG
- a CDS encoding 2-hydroxyacyl-CoA dehydratase, with protein MTQEKPVETKGSRKSLETARNAWQFIMQDYQEGHAHKKRGQPVVWSCSLVEKELFYAMGLHPFYPEQFAALCAVRRKTRDSEKEAVRFARIAEQAGYSSDLCGYERVATGYVLGGDLSDAPLEGMPLPDLLVTTSSVCDVRLKWFEDMSQRLKVPLFTLDRPERVFEAIMQPPKSHEVRYYRSQLEDLLSLITEVTGIQYDPERLNACLDWGYQTNELRLEILELRKAVPSPMGCADGFATMYPGMYCSGTEKAFRFYKALRDEVKARVEAGQGQIETEKFRLLWYGIPTWFNMGIFNYFESIGGVFAYEPAYNPNPWPPRLKEDPLTELAVRTLSIGSSMNTTIQAVLEQCREYNIAGGVLAYLLTCRPIYLPGLQLRLTLERELGIPSVLIECDLVDERSFSEGQIKTRMDAFAEQILKKIEAGEPLQQRKAVA; from the coding sequence ATGACCCAGGAAAAACCCGTTGAAACCAAAGGTTCGCGCAAGTCTCTGGAAACAGCCAGGAACGCCTGGCAATTTATTATGCAGGATTATCAGGAAGGCCACGCCCATAAAAAGAGGGGGCAACCCGTGGTCTGGTCCTGTTCCCTGGTGGAGAAAGAGCTCTTTTACGCCATGGGCCTCCATCCTTTTTATCCTGAACAGTTTGCCGCCTTGTGCGCCGTCCGCCGAAAAACCAGGGATTCGGAAAAAGAGGCGGTGCGGTTCGCCCGCATAGCCGAACAGGCCGGATATTCATCGGACCTTTGCGGATATGAGCGGGTGGCAACCGGTTATGTCCTGGGGGGCGACCTGTCTGATGCCCCGCTGGAAGGGATGCCCCTTCCTGATCTCCTGGTAACCACTTCCTCGGTCTGTGATGTTCGCTTGAAATGGTTTGAAGACATGTCCCAAAGGCTCAAGGTGCCCCTTTTCACCCTGGACCGGCCTGAACGGGTTTTTGAGGCCATTATGCAGCCGCCTAAATCCCATGAGGTCCGCTATTACCGTTCTCAACTGGAAGATTTGTTGAGCCTGATTACGGAAGTAACCGGGATCCAATATGATCCCGAGCGCCTCAATGCCTGTCTGGACTGGGGCTACCAAACCAATGAATTGCGCCTGGAAATCCTGGAGTTGCGTAAGGCCGTGCCCTCCCCAATGGGTTGTGCCGACGGGTTTGCCACCATGTATCCGGGTATGTATTGTTCCGGTACGGAAAAGGCCTTTCGTTTTTATAAGGCCTTGCGTGATGAGGTCAAGGCCAGGGTGGAGGCCGGCCAGGGGCAGATCGAAACGGAAAAATTCAGGCTCCTGTGGTACGGCATCCCCACCTGGTTCAATATGGGGATATTCAACTATTTTGAATCCATCGGCGGGGTCTTTGCTTATGAACCGGCCTACAATCCCAATCCCTGGCCCCCGCGGCTTAAGGAAGATCCTCTGACCGAATTGGCCGTACGGACCTTGTCTATCGGCTCTTCCATGAACACCACCATCCAGGCGGTCCTGGAACAATGCCGGGAATATAATATCGCCGGCGGGGTTCTGGCCTATCTGCTGACCTGCCGTCCTATTTATCTTCCCGGTCTGCAACTCCGGCTGACCCTGGAAAGGGAACTCGGTATCCCTTCGGTCCTGATTGAATGCGACCTGGTGGATGAACGCTCTTTCTCCGAAGGGCAGATCAAGACCCGGATGGATGCCTTTGCCGAGCAGATCCTGAAAAAAATCGAGGCCGGGGAACCTTTGCAGCAGAGAAAGGCGGTGGCTTAA